The DNA region TAACCCTCACTTCGATTTGGGTGAACAAGAGTGCGCCTGTGCACCCAGCACTGGAGTTCACCCGAAACCACTAACCAACGAACTCCCGAAAATACTAATTTAAGGAGAGATCATTATGAGCACTGCCGTAGCACCTTCCACTGATTTCGCAACTGGTTTTCGTGAGATGTTACTCGATGACTACACCCGGAAAGAAATGCCTACAACCAAAGCTGTGATTGACGCTATTCCCGAAAGCAGAAAGGAATACCGGCCTGATCCTAAAGCGCGCAGCGCCGGTCAATTGGCTTGGCACCTGGCTAACAGCGAGGTCTGGTTCCTGAAAGGAATTGCGGACCTGCAATTTCCCGACCCTACCGCCTTTGAAAAAGACACGCCAAAAACCATCGCGGAAATCTCACAGTGGTACGAGACCAACGCCAAGAAGGAACTGGAACGCCTGCGCAAATTAAGCCCGGAACAACTGGCGACCCCCGTTGATTTCTTCGGCGCCTTCAAGATGCCGGCCTTCGCCTATCTACTGTTCCAGAGCCGGCACTCCTGCCATCATCGCGGCCAGCTCGCGTCTTACCTGCGTCCCATGGGCTCCAAGTGCCCTGACATCTACGGCGGCAGCTACGACTTCCCCTGGAAGGGATAAACTTCGAACACATCGCACGAAAGAAGACGGTCCGATCGTAGAGACGTAGCATGCTACGTCTCTACACTTTTAGTGCGTCCGCTCAGATGGCATCAGTGCAACGTTGTCAGGCTTGCCTTCCACCACACCCACGGTATGCTGCCTATCGCGATAATGTTCCAGGCAAGCAGAGCGAAGCTCATCTGGCGAGGAGTGTAAGGCCGGTCACGCCAAAAGACAGTCGCATCGAGCAGGAACCATAGGGCACTGGCCAGCAGAAAGCTGCTCAGGAAGATATCGTGAAAGCAAACAAACACCAGGGCACATTCGGCGGCGAGCAAGGCAGCGATCAGAAATTTGGTGGGCACGCGTCCAATCACGGTGGCCGTGGTGCGGCGGCCGCTGGCGCGGTCAGGCTCGATATCCATGATTTCGCCGAACAGGTGTGCGTGCATGGCGAACATGACGCTAAACAGCATGGCCAGCCAGGGCAGTTGCGGAGCGCGGTTCAGCCAACTGCTGAGCACAAACACCAGCAAATATCCGCTCTGGTTCAGCAGCTCAAGCGGCGGGCGGCCCTTCCAGCCGTAGCGCGGCCAGTTGTAAAGCATGCCACCAATCAAAATCGATCCGGCAAAAAACAGCAGTACTCTGGCCCCTGCGAAATAAAGGAAGGCGAGCAGAAACGGTACTTGCACCAGCGCCATCGCCAACGGCAGTTTGTGCAACTGCTCACGCGATCCGCGCGCGCCGAACAGGAAAGTCCCTTTGCGGGGATTGATGCTGTCAATCTCGAAATCAACGTAGTCATTCCAGCCGTACAACAGCAATCCCAGGGGAAATGTGCAGTACAGCGCGCCAAGCCAGAAGGCCGCCGAATGAAATACGTTCCTCTGCCCCAGCGGCAGCAGATAAAACCACACTTGGGTGGACCAAAGTCCGGGCCGCGAGGCCTGCAGAATGAAAATCAAATCGGAAAAACGGGAGCGGGTTTCAGGCTGGTGGGCAAGTGTGGCGGCAGTTGCGGGCATCAGTTCTCAGCTCCCAGTGTACAGGCGCCGGTTGCCGGGGCGAAGGACAATAATTTTGAACACTGATCTCGGCACAGTCCCTTTATTGTTCCGGCGTCGTCTGAGGCTGCGCTTTCGACTTTGATGCAGACGAGTCTTTTTCAAAAAATTGGGGGAACTTGTCGCGCAATTTGGGTGTAATGCGATAGCCCGCATCTTCGAACGCGTCCCCAAAATCGTTGCGTTCGCCGCCCCCGCGCCCAACGTGGCAGAGGATGCACTTCCCGCGCAGCTCTGCTTTGGCGTATGGATCGCGGTTGTAGCGGTCCATGAAGGCAGGCTTGGCTGAAGCAGGTTCAACCAGGAAGCCCGTCTTCATAAATCCAAACACAGCAATCCCGGTGAATGCGGCGATCAGAATTGTTCGCAATCTCGGGCTCAACATATACCTTCCGTCTTCCATCTAGAATACATAAGCCACTGAGCCGGTGAATCCATTCTTTCCATACTCGAGATGGGGCAGCGGACTGACGCCAAAATTTGCGCCTCCGACTGCTGCCGTCACTCTCGGAACCGGTCCGAAGCTGTGGTTGAAAAGATAATTCATCTTGAAAATTACACTCGCGGTGGGAGCAACATTAAACCCGATAGACGTGCGTGAACGGTTGAGATAAAAATTTGGGATGGTACGGTCCAGACGCACCACTTCGTATCGGAACACCGGCGCAATGTAAGAGCCTTCATCGAACCCAAATTTCTTAGTCAGGAAGCGCGGAGAAAACTGATAGGCACCTTCCACGTAAAAGCCATCCTGTCCCGGGGAACGTTGTGCCACAAACTGCGCCAAGGCGTTCACGGTTGCCGGGTCATTTGGGTCAACGACCGGAGGCGCCGGGCTCCTGCGCGGAATCCCC from Terriglobales bacterium includes:
- a CDS encoding DinB family protein is translated as MSTAVAPSTDFATGFREMLLDDYTRKEMPTTKAVIDAIPESRKEYRPDPKARSAGQLAWHLANSEVWFLKGIADLQFPDPTAFEKDTPKTIAEISQWYETNAKKELERLRKLSPEQLATPVDFFGAFKMPAFAYLLFQSRHSCHHRGQLASYLRPMGSKCPDIYGGSYDFPWKG
- a CDS encoding UbiA family prenyltransferase translates to MPATAATLAHQPETRSRFSDLIFILQASRPGLWSTQVWFYLLPLGQRNVFHSAAFWLGALYCTFPLGLLLYGWNDYVDFEIDSINPRKGTFLFGARGSREQLHKLPLAMALVQVPFLLAFLYFAGARVLLFFAGSILIGGMLYNWPRYGWKGRPPLELLNQSGYLLVFVLSSWLNRAPQLPWLAMLFSVMFAMHAHLFGEIMDIEPDRASGRRTTATVIGRVPTKFLIAALLAAECALVFVCFHDIFLSSFLLASALWFLLDATVFWRDRPYTPRQMSFALLAWNIIAIGSIPWVWWKASLTTLH